From the genome of Clostridia bacterium, one region includes:
- a CDS encoding MFS transporter — MSNGGFSKKEMRFLLGIGAAMGLRQLGLLMVMPFLALYGKELAYSTPGLIGLSLGIYGLSQAVLQVPFGHWSDRWGRKKVILAGLFIFTLGLLLAFLARNIYLFILARLLQGSGAIMSVAYAWVGDRIESSRRNKGMSIIGILVGLSATLAFVGGPVIHRWLEVPRMFLLCAVLAVMAFLYIWLFLADDGKPAGQAGQEEFSFAGLMKDANLVKLFAAGFFNNYLLVSQFYIVPLLLEHSLGSEGMWQVFVPSTLVAILAMRVAAKHADAGRFVETTALSFGAVALGTLAYYIPGTFWVGLGLHLFMAGYMCLTTLLPTAVTKLSGAGYRGKVTGVFNTWQFIGSFVGGSLTGILWGVHPAYAILLVAAVAAAGVLVVRKVPAAPLQGEEPLVS, encoded by the coding sequence ATGAGTAATGGTGGGTTTTCCAAAAAAGAAATGAGATTCTTGCTGGGTATCGGGGCGGCGATGGGGCTGCGGCAGCTGGGCTTGCTGATGGTCATGCCTTTTTTGGCTCTTTACGGCAAAGAATTAGCCTACAGCACCCCGGGTTTGATCGGCTTATCCCTGGGCATTTACGGCCTGTCCCAGGCGGTGCTGCAGGTTCCCTTCGGGCATTGGAGCGACCGCTGGGGGCGGAAAAAGGTAATCCTGGCCGGGCTCTTTATTTTTACCCTCGGTTTACTGCTGGCCTTCTTGGCGCGCAATATTTACCTGTTCATCCTGGCCCGTTTGCTGCAGGGCAGCGGCGCCATCATGTCCGTGGCTTATGCCTGGGTAGGGGACAGAATCGAAAGCAGCCGGCGGAACAAGGGCATGAGCATTATCGGGATCCTGGTGGGATTATCCGCCACTTTGGCCTTTGTAGGCGGGCCCGTCATCCACCGGTGGCTGGAGGTACCCCGGATGTTCCTCCTGTGCGCTGTGCTGGCTGTCATGGCTTTCCTGTACATCTGGCTGTTCTTGGCAGATGACGGCAAGCCTGCCGGGCAAGCTGGGCAGGAAGAATTCAGTTTCGCCGGTCTCATGAAAGATGCCAACCTGGTGAAACTGTTTGCGGCTGGTTTCTTCAACAATTACTTACTGGTCAGCCAGTTTTACATCGTGCCCTTGCTTTTGGAACACAGCCTGGGTTCGGAAGGCATGTGGCAGGTCTTTGTGCCGTCCACCCTGGTGGCCATCCTGGCCATGCGGGTGGCGGCTAAACATGCCGATGCCGGCCGGTTTGTGGAGACGACGGCTTTGTCATTTGGTGCCGTTGCTTTAGGTACTTTGGCTTATTACATTCCCGGAACCTTCTGGGTGGGCCTGGGCTTGCACTTGTTCATGGCCGGTTACATGTGTTTAACCACCCTGCTCCCCACCGCGGTTACCAAACTCAGCGGCGCCGGGTACAGGGGTAAGGTAACCGGGGTCTTCAATACCTGGCAGTTTATCGGTTCTTTCGTGGGGGGATCTTTGACGGGAATCCTGTGGGGTGTCCACCCGGCTTATGCCATCCTGTTGGTGGCCGCCGTGGCCGCCGCCGGCGTGCTGGTGGTTAGAAAGGTGCCCGCCGCGCCCTTGCAGGGGGAGGAACCTTTAGTATCTTGA
- a CDS encoding GntR family transcriptional regulator, translating into MKPLLDESKPIYLQIAERIEDEILNGTLAEGEQVYSTNEFARMLQINPATAAKGINLLVEEGKLFKKRGIGMFVAKGAREIILAQRKERFVRETITALFQEAAKLGISKEELLQLIRGYEGGRN; encoded by the coding sequence GTGAAACCATTGCTGGATGAATCAAAGCCTATTTACCTGCAGATAGCCGAAAGAATTGAGGATGAGATCTTAAACGGCACTTTGGCGGAAGGGGAGCAGGTCTATTCCACCAATGAGTTTGCCAGGATGCTCCAGATCAATCCGGCTACGGCCGCTAAAGGAATCAACTTGCTGGTGGAGGAAGGGAAACTGTTTAAGAAAAGGGGAATCGGCATGTTTGTAGCAAAGGGGGCCAGGGAAATAATCCTGGCACAGCGTAAGGAGCGATTTGTGCGGGAAACCATCACCGCCTTATTTCAGGAAGCGGCGAAACTGGGCATTTCCAAAGAAGAACTGTTGCAGCTCATCAGGGGCTATGAAGGGGGGCGGAATTGA
- a CDS encoding radical SAM protein yields MSFLSRLFRKKKEPVRFLQAIQVEVSSACNAGCTFCPTTQQKDPEAPSFMPMDLFQKLVPYFTWPRWVYLQGWGEPFLHPHLWQMIELAKQQGASVGLTTNGTLLNPENVHALFQHGVNLVSISLAGATPATHNKVRAGTDLEQIWSGIEQIAKEKKNRKSKEPAIKISYMLTKDTVAELPQAVQRAHALGVNEFYCTNLDYVFDEQADRSKLFVYEGEPDPAYEEYLGAARRWAHEKNFIFDHYPLKTKEQLAFCEQNPVQYIYVTSGGEVTCCPYLARKHNPRYHNGSLTEIPRKSFGNIQQQTLEEIWLSEAYSNFRSIFATRTAAYQELMEVWGDSEPSLIVFQDAEEKYLSTLKATPLPPECDTCHKIYGF; encoded by the coding sequence GTGAGTTTTTTGAGCAGGTTATTCCGCAAAAAGAAAGAGCCCGTTCGCTTCCTGCAGGCGATACAAGTGGAAGTCAGTTCCGCTTGTAATGCCGGCTGCACGTTCTGCCCCACCACCCAGCAAAAAGATCCCGAAGCACCGTCATTCATGCCCATGGATCTTTTTCAAAAGCTTGTGCCTTACTTCACTTGGCCCCGGTGGGTTTATCTCCAGGGCTGGGGAGAACCCTTCCTGCACCCCCATCTCTGGCAGATGATAGAGTTGGCCAAACAACAGGGGGCCAGTGTGGGATTGACCACTAACGGCACTCTCCTAAACCCGGAGAATGTCCACGCCCTGTTCCAACACGGGGTGAATCTAGTTTCCATTTCCCTGGCCGGTGCCACCCCGGCTACTCACAACAAAGTCAGAGCGGGCACTGATTTAGAGCAAATCTGGTCCGGTATTGAACAAATAGCCAAAGAAAAGAAAAATCGCAAGAGCAAGGAACCGGCCATCAAAATCTCTTATATGCTGACCAAAGATACGGTCGCCGAACTGCCCCAAGCGGTGCAAAGGGCCCATGCCTTAGGTGTCAACGAATTCTACTGCACCAATCTTGATTATGTATTTGATGAACAGGCGGACCGAAGCAAATTGTTCGTTTACGAGGGAGAACCCGATCCGGCCTACGAAGAATACCTGGGCGCAGCCCGCCGGTGGGCCCACGAAAAAAACTTCATTTTCGACCATTATCCCCTGAAAACCAAGGAGCAGCTGGCCTTTTGCGAACAAAACCCGGTCCAGTACATCTATGTTACCTCCGGTGGCGAAGTCACCTGCTGCCCGTACCTGGCGCGAAAACACAACCCCCGTTACCATAACGGCAGTTTGACGGAAATCCCGCGCAAATCCTTTGGCAATATCCAGCAGCAAACCCTGGAAGAAATCTGGCTCAGTGAAGCCTATAGCAATTTCCGCAGCATTTTTGCCACCCGCACGGCTGCTTACCAGGAGCTGATGGAGGTGTGGGGAGACTCCGAGCCCAGCTTGATCGTGTTCCAAGATGCGGAGGAAAAATACCTATCCACCTTGAAGGCTACGCCGCTGCCGCCGGAGTGCGATACCTGCCACAAAATCTACGGTTTCTAA
- a CDS encoding P1 family peptidase, whose product MRAVPLLSIKGIKCGHAQDLEHGTGITVVLCEEGAVAGVDVRGGAPGTRETDLLDPCNLVDRVHGVFLSGGSAFGLNAAAGIVKYLEEKGAGFDVAVARVPIVTGAVLFDLTAGSPRVRPGEEMGYAACVNARCYGEELEEGCVGAGTGATVGKYLGPQRAMKGGLGAAAYQVGGLVVGAVTAVNCLGDVRDPATGRLLAGLLTPDRKGIMSTEEVMLAAAEQASKTNLFSGNTTIGIVVTNALLTKAQAKKIASMAHDGFARTIIPSHTLVDGDTIFVMSTGEVEADLNALGHLAAKAVEQSVLRGVTKATGMYGYPAAADLRK is encoded by the coding sequence ATGCGAGCAGTGCCGTTATTATCAATCAAAGGCATCAAATGCGGTCACGCCCAGGACTTGGAGCATGGTACCGGGATTACGGTGGTGCTGTGTGAGGAGGGAGCGGTGGCCGGGGTGGACGTCCGGGGCGGTGCCCCCGGCACCAGGGAAACGGATTTGCTGGATCCTTGCAACCTGGTGGACCGGGTGCACGGGGTGTTCCTGTCCGGGGGCAGCGCCTTCGGCTTGAATGCCGCCGCCGGGATTGTGAAGTATCTCGAGGAAAAGGGTGCAGGGTTTGATGTGGCGGTGGCCAGGGTGCCCATTGTGACCGGGGCTGTCTTGTTTGACTTGACGGCCGGCAGTCCTAGGGTGCGTCCCGGGGAGGAGATGGGCTATGCTGCCTGTGTCAATGCCAGGTGCTATGGGGAAGAGCTGGAGGAAGGCTGTGTCGGGGCCGGCACCGGAGCCACCGTCGGGAAATACCTGGGCCCCCAGCGGGCCATGAAGGGCGGTTTGGGTGCGGCGGCCTATCAAGTGGGGGGCCTGGTGGTGGGTGCCGTAACGGCAGTGAACTGCCTGGGCGATGTGCGCGATCCGGCCACGGGCCGATTGCTGGCTGGGCTTTTGACCCCGGACCGGAAGGGAATTATGAGCACGGAGGAGGTCATGCTGGCCGCGGCGGAACAGGCGAGTAAAACAAATCTATTCAGCGGCAATACCACCATCGGGATCGTGGTCACCAATGCCCTCTTAACGAAAGCGCAAGCCAAGAAAATTGCCTCCATGGCCCATGACGGCTTTGCCAGGACTATTATTCCTTCCCATACCCTGGTGGATGGCGATACCATTTTCGTCATGAGCACCGGGGAAGTGGAAGCGGACTTAAATGCCCTGGGGCATCTCGCCGCCAAGGCCGTGGAACAGTCGGTGCTGCGGGGCGTGACCAAGGCCACCGGCATGTACGGCTACCCGGCGGCGGCTGATCTCCGGAAGTAA
- a CDS encoding HAD family hydrolase, whose protein sequence is MLIYDIPGRGIIEIKQVVFDYNGTLAVDGKLIDGAGELLAELRKLVDVYILTADTYGTVTRECASLGVEVLTFPREKAGEAKKEIVERLGAGQTLCVGNGFNDIEMCRIAALSIAVVEKEGCCGRLLSQVDIVAPSMVDALAIILKPNRVKATLRN, encoded by the coding sequence GTGCTAATTTACGACATACCTGGTAGAGGGATCATTGAAATCAAGCAGGTGGTCTTTGATTATAACGGCACCCTGGCGGTGGACGGTAAACTCATTGACGGCGCCGGGGAACTCCTGGCGGAATTGCGAAAACTGGTGGATGTTTACATCTTGACGGCGGATACCTACGGTACGGTAACCCGGGAATGCGCCTCCCTCGGTGTGGAAGTCCTGACCTTTCCCAGGGAAAAGGCCGGCGAGGCCAAAAAAGAAATCGTGGAAAGACTGGGAGCCGGGCAGACCCTCTGCGTGGGGAACGGTTTTAACGATATCGAGATGTGCCGGATAGCCGCCCTTTCCATCGCGGTGGTGGAAAAGGAAGGCTGCTGCGGCCGGCTTCTCTCTCAAGTGGACATTGTGGCCCCATCCATGGTGGATGCCCTGGCGATTATTTTAAAGCCCAATAGGGTCAAAGCTACTTTGCGAAATTAG
- a CDS encoding ABC transporter ATP-binding protein, producing MTQAVEIRGLSKTFGRTRALQDVNMALESNKIFGLLGRNGAGKSTLIKLITGQLFPTGGEIKVFGEAPYENAKVLSQICVIRENGTFLKDMKAKDALSIAAAYYPNWDQSLADRMVKHFKLDLRKCYKSLSLGMKSQLGIIVGLASRAPLTIFDEPYIGLDAPGRQLFYDLLLEEYMAYPRTFILATHLIDEVANLFEEVIILAGGSVRLQDETDRIKEQSFFISGPAPEVERRVAGKKVIYRHTLGKTLVVGIYDRLSPGEIQDLKAAGLEVDAMPLQKLFIYLTEERGDGDV from the coding sequence ATGACCCAGGCGGTGGAGATCCGGGGGCTGAGCAAAACATTCGGCAGAACGCGGGCCCTGCAGGATGTAAACATGGCTTTAGAGAGCAATAAAATCTTCGGCTTGCTGGGCCGCAACGGAGCCGGGAAGAGCACCTTGATAAAACTCATCACCGGCCAGCTGTTTCCCACCGGGGGAGAGATCAAAGTATTCGGCGAGGCACCTTATGAAAATGCCAAGGTGCTCAGCCAAATCTGCGTGATCAGGGAAAACGGCACCTTTCTGAAAGACATGAAAGCCAAGGACGCCTTAAGCATTGCCGCGGCTTATTATCCCAACTGGGATCAATCCCTGGCGGACCGGATGGTGAAGCATTTCAAGCTGGATTTAAGAAAGTGCTACAAGTCACTGTCCTTAGGTATGAAATCCCAACTGGGGATAATTGTGGGTTTGGCCAGCCGGGCGCCCTTGACCATTTTTGATGAGCCCTATATCGGGTTGGACGCCCCGGGTAGGCAGCTCTTTTATGATTTGTTGTTGGAAGAGTACATGGCTTATCCCCGGACTTTTATCCTCGCTACCCACCTGATTGACGAGGTAGCCAACCTGTTTGAAGAAGTTATCATCCTGGCGGGGGGCTCGGTAAGACTACAGGATGAGACGGACCGGATTAAGGAGCAGTCTTTTTTCATCAGCGGCCCGGCGCCAGAAGTGGAAAGACGGGTGGCGGGCAAAAAGGTTATTTATCGCCATACTCTGGGCAAAACCCTGGTGGTAGGTATCTATGACCGGTTAAGCCCGGGGGAAATCCAGGATCTAAAGGCCGCCGGTTTGGAAGTTGATGCCATGCCGCTGCAGAAGCTGTTCATTTATCTCACGGAGGAAAGAGGTGACGGGGATGTCTAG